From the genome of Balneola sp., one region includes:
- a CDS encoding FtsX-like permease family protein — translation MLKNYLKTALRGFRRQKSSFFINVAGLSIGLACSFLIFLWVMDELSVDKYHADSDRIYQIMEHQNYSDDISTTLSTPGIVARNIKEEFPEFEYASNYTWSIDYLFTKDNQSFREQGIYVENDFFQILSIDLIYGNREELLVNPNTVVISEDMAKKYFGERNPVGEGITLDNDQELTITGVFANMPSNSTFQFDCLLRYDDWLLESEWATEWGNNGPRAISKLIPGTDVAALNEKIEGYVKTKNEGSHVDLFVYPFTERYLFSQFENKVVVGGRIEYVRLFTIVAIFILLIACINFMNLSTAKAAKRSKEVGIRKSIGAGKGSLIGQFIGESMIISFFSLFVSLLMVEISLPIFNDLTDKAISVDYSNPALLAIFIGTVLITGLVSGSYPAFYLSSMEAVKTLKGSLKSSGKEAFARKGLVVFQFSLSIILIVSTIIVYRQIQFTLNQNLGYTKENLIYFTTEDEVGEQWDTFREQIENIPGVISTSRSTHSFLYQHNNTMGLDWPDKDPETRILFENIGMDYGLINTMDIEIIEGRSFSDDYGADSSKIIFNETGIAAMGLEDPIGKVITLWDEEREIIGVAKDFHFQSFRTEVNPVFFRLTPDFGWRAFVRLESANITNTIAQIEETYTSFNPTYPFNYHFMDDQYATLYQSEMRIGALARYFSIIAIFISCLGLFGLSAFTAEQRAKEIGVRKVLGATVHSLVLLLSGDFTKLVLVSIAISTPVSWYLMNQWLSDYAYSSGIEWWAFGAAGISALIIAWITVSWQSIKAAIANPVKSLKSE, via the coding sequence ATGCTAAAAAATTATTTGAAAACTGCGCTTCGGGGATTTAGGCGCCAAAAAAGTTCCTTCTTTATCAATGTGGCTGGTCTTTCCATTGGCTTAGCCTGTAGCTTCCTCATTTTTTTATGGGTAATGGATGAGCTGAGTGTAGATAAATATCATGCTGATTCAGATCGCATCTACCAGATAATGGAACACCAAAACTATTCAGATGACATCTCCACTACCCTTTCTACACCGGGTATCGTAGCTCGAAACATAAAAGAAGAATTTCCTGAGTTTGAATATGCTTCCAATTATACATGGAGTATAGATTACTTATTTACGAAGGATAATCAATCGTTTAGAGAGCAAGGCATTTATGTAGAAAATGACTTCTTTCAAATTCTTAGCATAGATCTGATTTATGGTAACCGTGAGGAACTTCTTGTTAATCCGAATACAGTTGTTATATCTGAGGATATGGCAAAAAAATATTTCGGAGAAAGAAACCCGGTTGGAGAGGGAATAACCCTGGATAATGACCAGGAGTTAACCATTACCGGGGTATTCGCAAATATGCCTAGTAACTCTACGTTCCAATTTGATTGCCTGCTCAGATATGATGATTGGTTACTGGAAAGTGAATGGGCAACAGAATGGGGTAATAATGGTCCCCGTGCGATTTCAAAATTAATTCCCGGAACGGATGTAGCCGCACTTAATGAGAAGATTGAAGGGTATGTAAAAACCAAGAATGAAGGATCACATGTTGATCTCTTCGTGTACCCATTCACGGAAAGATATCTCTTCAGCCAGTTTGAGAATAAAGTAGTTGTAGGTGGAAGAATAGAATATGTGAGACTATTTACCATTGTAGCCATCTTTATTTTACTAATCGCCTGTATCAACTTTATGAACCTAAGCACTGCAAAAGCTGCTAAACGTTCAAAAGAAGTTGGCATAAGAAAGTCTATTGGAGCAGGTAAAGGATCATTGATAGGACAGTTCATTGGTGAGTCTATGATCATCAGTTTCTTCTCCCTGTTTGTTTCCCTTCTAATGGTAGAAATATCCCTTCCTATTTTTAACGATCTGACCGACAAGGCAATTTCTGTTGATTATTCAAACCCAGCCCTGCTTGCCATTTTTATAGGTACTGTTCTGATCACCGGATTGGTTTCTGGTAGTTATCCTGCTTTTTACCTTTCATCAATGGAGGCCGTTAAAACTCTCAAAGGATCTCTTAAATCCTCAGGTAAAGAGGCGTTTGCACGGAAGGGTTTGGTTGTTTTCCAATTCAGTCTTTCAATTATTCTCATCGTTTCCACCATTATTGTTTATCGCCAGATTCAGTTTACGCTCAATCAAAACCTGGGATATACCAAAGAGAATCTTATTTACTTTACTACAGAGGACGAGGTTGGCGAACAGTGGGATACATTCCGTGAACAGATTGAGAATATTCCGGGGGTTATAAGTACTTCCAGATCCACGCACTCCTTCTTGTATCAACATAATAATACAATGGGTTTAGACTGGCCGGATAAAGATCCCGAAACTCGCATCTTATTTGAAAATATTGGAATGGACTACGGACTCATTAATACCATGGATATTGAGATTATTGAAGGACGTAGCTTTTCTGATGATTATGGAGCAGATTCTTCGAAAATTATTTTCAATGAGACAGGTATAGCAGCAATGGGACTTGAGGATCCTATAGGAAAAGTAATCACCTTATGGGATGAAGAAAGAGAAATCATTGGAGTAGCTAAGGATTTCCATTTTCAAAGTTTTCGCACTGAAGTTAATCCCGTTTTCTTCCGCCTTACCCCCGATTTTGGATGGAGAGCTTTTGTCCGTCTTGAATCTGCCAATATCACAAATACGATTGCTCAAATTGAGGAAACTTATACATCCTTCAATCCTACGTATCCATTCAATTACCATTTTATGGATGACCAGTACGCCACCTTATATCAAAGCGAAATGCGCATTGGAGCACTTGCACGTTATTTCTCCATTATAGCCATCTTTATTTCCTGCTTAGGTTTATTTGGCCTCTCTGCATTTACGGCTGAGCAACGGGCAAAAGAAATTGGTGTTCGGAAAGTTCTTGGAGCAACGGTACATAGTCTGGTACTCCTTCTATCAGGCGACTTTACCAAGTTGGTATTAGTCTCCATTGCTATTTCCACCCCAGTTTCCTGGTATTTAATGAATCAGTGGCTATCGGACTATGCCTATAGTTCCGGAATTGAATGGTGGGCTTTCGGAGCAGCTGGGATTTCAGCACTCATTATAGCATGGATTACAGTGAGCTGGCAGTCCATAAAAGCAGCTATAGCTAACCCGGTTAAGAGTTTAAAGAGCGAGTAA
- a CDS encoding ABC transporter ATP-binding protein, which yields MIKLTNIDKYLEKKFQRTFILKDINLELKEGEFASIMGPSGAGKSTLLNILGFLDDANSGEYHFFDEPVHNLSEKKKSEYHKSHIGFVFQAYHLIDELTVYENIEMPLLYRKVKGSERKGMVAEMLDRFNIVAKKDLFPNQLSGGQQQLVGVARALIGSPKLILADEPTGNLHSDQAAEIMEIFQKLNQEDGVTIVQVTHSEKMASYGSRIINMQDGMLVENFPYLSS from the coding sequence ATGATCAAATTAACCAACATTGATAAATACCTGGAGAAGAAGTTCCAGCGCACTTTTATCCTAAAGGATATTAATCTGGAATTAAAGGAAGGTGAATTCGCCTCCATCATGGGACCTAGCGGAGCGGGAAAATCTACCCTTTTGAATATCCTGGGTTTTCTGGATGATGCGAATAGCGGGGAATACCACTTCTTTGATGAACCTGTTCACAATCTCTCTGAAAAGAAAAAATCAGAATATCATAAAAGCCATATTGGCTTTGTATTTCAGGCTTACCACCTCATTGATGAATTGACAGTGTATGAGAATATTGAAATGCCTTTGCTCTATAGAAAAGTAAAGGGGAGCGAAAGAAAAGGGATGGTAGCTGAAATGCTCGATCGATTTAATATCGTTGCGAAAAAAGACCTTTTCCCTAATCAACTTTCAGGGGGTCAACAACAATTAGTTGGAGTTGCAAGAGCACTTATCGGAAGTCCTAAATTAATCCTTGCGGATGAACCGACCGGTAACCTGCATTCGGACCAGGCAGCAGAAATCATGGAAATTTTCCAAAAACTAAACCAGGAAGATGGTGTAACCATTGTTCAGGTGACCCATTCCGAGAAAATGGCATCTTATGGTAGCAGGATCATCAATATGCAAGATGGAATGCTGGTTGAGAATTTCCCTTATCTAAGTAGTTGA
- a CDS encoding FtsX-like permease family protein, whose translation MFKNYLKIAFRNLFKYKSYSAINIFGLSVGVACCLLILLYLVNEFSYDRFHTDSDRIYRSWVLESYDDGGEYWSTTSPLRFKELFEDNIPEAELVARRYIYNDLVRIENQEEGFSEPVQLVDPEFFEMFDFELIEGSSSSVFAQPTNVVLTPSSAKRFFGEENPMNKTLLVKMGDEFQPFTVSGIIEEAPSNSSLRFELLIPMENASKLFSPGAFDAWYSVIPETYVQFTQNADISQVEQSLITTAKRLMGEEEWNRSQYTIGLQSITDIRHNPDIPAGIATVIDPDYLYILSGIAFLVLLIACVNFITLSISRSTSRAKEVGIRKTIGAERTHLMYQFWGEAILMTLFSIVVGLIASELMLPYFNELAGTQLDISTSLDTILLVLGLTAFISLIAGIYPALILSGFKPIEVLKGKIQVKKDKSWFRTGMVVFQFSLSIFLIAATFTITDQLDYLQSRDLGFQKEHLLVLQVDDNPNQETGFMGLMERTSQKEDRLRSQINSIPGILDISSSLFTPADNVWMNVDYRDSEGTIYDFNVNIVDADYPELMGLEFVEGRSFSDQMSSDEQQAIIVNEAFVKLHGWDDALNGQFASPDFSAHEIVGVVKDFNYASLRNEIEPLALVINPAIIFSGVDNVGLGGTSPNINLRISSADVPRTIAALETSWESVSGGEPFNYIFLDQAVDSRYRQEERLSKIATFGAGFAILIACLGLFGLASLTVVRRTKEIGVRKVLGASSSRIIYLINREFTMLMLAAMIVSTPIIWYGMSSWLSEFAYRININIWTMFLAGGITLIIAWLTVGYQSFKAATINPVESLKNE comes from the coding sequence ATGTTTAAAAATTATTTGAAAATCGCCTTCAGGAATCTCTTCAAATACAAAAGCTATTCAGCGATAAATATTTTTGGACTCTCGGTTGGGGTAGCTTGTTGCTTGCTTATCCTTTTGTATCTGGTAAATGAATTCAGTTATGATAGATTCCATACTGATTCCGACAGAATTTATCGCTCCTGGGTACTTGAAAGCTATGATGATGGCGGAGAATATTGGAGTACAACAAGTCCTCTTCGCTTTAAAGAACTCTTCGAGGACAATATTCCCGAAGCTGAACTTGTAGCCAGGCGCTATATCTACAATGATCTGGTTCGTATCGAAAACCAGGAGGAAGGATTTTCAGAACCTGTGCAGCTGGTAGATCCTGAGTTTTTTGAAATGTTTGATTTTGAGCTGATTGAAGGCTCCTCGTCTTCAGTATTTGCGCAACCCACCAATGTGGTGCTTACCCCTTCTTCAGCAAAGAGGTTTTTTGGAGAAGAAAATCCCATGAACAAAACGTTGTTAGTTAAAATGGGAGATGAGTTTCAACCTTTCACTGTTTCAGGAATCATTGAAGAAGCGCCATCTAATTCCAGTTTACGCTTTGAGTTGCTTATCCCAATGGAGAACGCTTCTAAATTGTTTAGCCCTGGGGCTTTTGATGCCTGGTACTCTGTCATCCCTGAAACCTATGTTCAGTTTACCCAGAATGCTGATATCAGTCAGGTTGAGCAATCTCTTATCACAACAGCAAAGCGCTTAATGGGTGAAGAAGAGTGGAATCGAAGCCAATATACAATCGGTTTACAATCAATTACCGATATCCGTCATAATCCGGATATTCCGGCTGGAATAGCCACAGTTATCGACCCGGACTATCTTTACATTTTATCCGGTATAGCTTTTCTCGTCTTACTTATTGCTTGTGTTAATTTCATTACCCTGTCGATCAGTAGATCTACCTCAAGAGCAAAAGAAGTTGGAATAAGAAAAACGATTGGAGCCGAAAGAACCCACCTAATGTACCAATTTTGGGGAGAGGCTATTTTAATGACTCTCTTTTCTATAGTAGTCGGATTAATCGCTTCCGAATTAATGCTCCCCTATTTCAATGAACTAGCAGGTACACAACTCGATATTTCCACAAGCCTGGATACGATACTTCTGGTTTTGGGACTTACTGCATTCATTAGTTTAATAGCTGGAATATACCCCGCGCTTATTCTTTCCGGTTTTAAACCCATTGAAGTACTGAAAGGAAAAATCCAGGTGAAAAAAGACAAAAGCTGGTTCAGAACCGGTATGGTTGTTTTTCAGTTTTCCCTCAGCATATTTCTAATTGCTGCTACTTTTACTATTACGGATCAACTTGATTACTTACAATCGAGAGACTTGGGTTTCCAGAAGGAGCACCTCTTAGTATTGCAGGTTGATGACAATCCCAATCAGGAAACAGGCTTCATGGGGCTCATGGAAAGAACCTCCCAAAAAGAAGACCGCCTTCGATCACAGATAAATTCTATTCCGGGAATCCTTGATATATCTTCTTCCTTATTCACCCCTGCTGATAATGTGTGGATGAACGTGGACTACCGAGATAGCGAGGGTACAATCTATGATTTCAATGTAAATATCGTTGATGCCGACTATCCGGAGTTAATGGGATTAGAATTTGTAGAAGGTCGTTCTTTTTCAGATCAAATGAGCTCTGATGAACAGCAGGCGATAATTGTTAATGAAGCGTTCGTAAAATTACATGGTTGGGATGATGCGCTAAATGGACAGTTTGCCAGCCCGGATTTTAGCGCTCATGAAATTGTAGGAGTTGTTAAAGACTTCAACTATGCATCACTGCGAAATGAAATTGAACCATTAGCTTTGGTAATTAACCCCGCCATTATTTTCTCTGGTGTAGATAATGTAGGTCTTGGAGGTACGTCCCCTAATATTAACCTGAGAATTTCCAGCGCGGATGTTCCACGGACAATAGCTGCACTTGAGACAAGTTGGGAATCTGTTTCTGGCGGTGAACCTTTCAATTATATCTTTTTGGATCAAGCGGTAGACAGCCGCTATCGACAGGAAGAGAGGTTAAGTAAAATTGCCACTTTTGGAGCTGGATTTGCCATCCTTATTGCCTGCCTCGGATTATTTGGCCTTGCCTCGCTAACCGTTGTGAGGCGAACAAAAGAGATAGGAGTTCGAAAGGTGCTGGGCGCCTCTTCCAGTCGGATTATCTATCTCATAAATAGAGAGTTCACCATGCTAATGCTTGCCGCTATGATAGTATCAACTCCTATTATTTGGTATGGGATGAGTAGCTGGTTATCTGAATTTGCATACAGGATCAATATTAATATCTGGACTATGTTTTTAGCCGGAGGTATTACGCTCATTATAGCATGGCTCACAGTAGGTTATCAATCATTCAAAGCTGCCACCATCAATCCGGTAGAAAGTCTAAAAAATGAATAG
- a CDS encoding ABC transporter permease, which yields MFYNYFKIALRNLSKQKLYSFINVFGLASGIAFSVLVILFISDEIRYDHFHEDKADIYQVYRQPILENTPFTVSQFTPLPLGQAMKDDFPEVEEFARIIPFGSFVIRTDDGELIEEAGFAFADPATLTMFTFPLLYGNAASALENPTSIVISEEVAQKYFNKTDVVGETLSIRVAEEYQSFSISGVLKNIPGNSSIQFTLLLPIQTIFDNYERYASMQDNWFGTRAVTFVKLFDNANPESLSPKLPEFMEKYMGPMFNTMRERGDLGANEIPSYYNLQPLLDIHLNPAIPGAFQATSDPQYSFIFGGIALAVLLIACFNFMILAIGRSAKRVKEVGLRKVIGAHRSQLMTQFWGEAFVITFLAFIAGIVFVDLILPIFNELSDKSLQLGDLFLHPTIIVGLVLLFLFTGLIAGSYPSLVLANFAPIDSLKQRISTKGANSFTKGLIVIQFGLTIFFLTATLIMTNQLKFMQERNLGFTEEQLVVIPTDGLDGERVLDIYQNEYRNTSSIVSISGANISFASGLWRRGYRYNDEVHQAAVFRVAPNYIETMEMNLTAGRDFDVRLSSDSTQSIIVNHTFLDTHGLDNSVIGQSFPIDWGWMVNPTIIGVVEDFNYQSLENEIAPVIIYMNPRDPIRNLMVRLRPEQVRETIADLEETWASITNEIPFEYSFLDDDMNNLYIEQDRWLRIVSYSSYLAILISCLGLFGLAGLIAVQRQKEIGIRKVLGATTSGITLMLTSSFAKLVLFSIFVASPVAWYVMNNWLKEFAYRIEISGWVFVLSGVVALTISVLTVSYQSIKAALHDPVSNLRSE from the coding sequence ATGTTCTACAATTACTTTAAAATAGCCTTGCGAAATTTATCGAAGCAAAAACTCTATAGCTTTATAAATGTATTTGGGCTTGCTTCAGGAATAGCATTCTCTGTATTAGTCATTTTATTTATTTCTGACGAAATCAGATATGATCACTTTCACGAGGACAAAGCTGATATATACCAAGTATACCGTCAGCCAATCTTAGAAAATACACCTTTCACAGTAAGTCAATTTACCCCCCTTCCTTTAGGTCAGGCAATGAAGGATGACTTTCCTGAGGTAGAGGAATTTGCACGAATTATTCCTTTTGGAAGTTTTGTTATCAGAACAGATGATGGTGAGCTAATAGAAGAAGCAGGATTTGCATTTGCTGATCCTGCCACACTTACAATGTTTACTTTTCCTTTACTATATGGGAATGCTGCCTCTGCACTTGAAAACCCTACCTCTATAGTAATTTCTGAAGAAGTTGCTCAGAAGTATTTCAATAAAACTGATGTAGTTGGTGAGACTCTCTCAATCCGTGTTGCTGAAGAGTATCAGAGCTTTTCAATAAGCGGAGTGCTTAAAAATATTCCTGGTAATTCTTCTATTCAGTTTACCCTTTTACTGCCTATTCAAACTATTTTTGATAACTATGAACGCTATGCATCTATGCAAGATAATTGGTTTGGAACAAGGGCCGTAACCTTTGTTAAGCTTTTTGACAATGCGAACCCAGAGTCTCTCTCGCCAAAACTTCCTGAGTTCATGGAAAAGTATATGGGTCCGATGTTCAACACAATGCGAGAAAGAGGCGATCTTGGTGCCAATGAAATTCCTTCGTATTACAATCTCCAACCCCTGCTTGATATCCATTTAAATCCAGCCATTCCGGGAGCTTTTCAAGCTACCAGTGATCCTCAATATTCATTTATTTTTGGAGGAATAGCACTAGCCGTATTACTTATAGCCTGCTTTAATTTCATGATACTTGCTATTGGCCGGTCAGCGAAACGAGTCAAAGAAGTTGGGCTTCGAAAAGTAATAGGTGCGCATCGCTCCCAATTAATGACTCAATTTTGGGGAGAAGCATTTGTAATCACCTTCCTGGCCTTTATAGCCGGGATAGTTTTTGTGGACCTTATCCTACCCATTTTTAATGAACTTTCGGATAAAAGCCTTCAGTTAGGCGATTTATTCTTACATCCAACTATCATAGTTGGTCTTGTTCTATTATTCCTTTTTACAGGGCTTATTGCTGGCAGTTACCCATCTCTAGTTCTGGCCAATTTTGCTCCGATAGATTCTTTAAAGCAACGAATAAGCACTAAAGGAGCTAATAGTTTTACAAAAGGCTTAATTGTAATACAGTTCGGACTTACCATATTCTTTTTGACCGCCACATTGATTATGACTAATCAATTAAAATTTATGCAGGAAAGAAATCTTGGTTTTACTGAGGAACAATTAGTGGTAATTCCTACAGACGGGCTTGATGGAGAGAGGGTACTGGACATTTATCAGAATGAATACAGGAATACTTCCAGTATTGTCAGCATTTCAGGTGCGAACATCTCTTTTGCCAGTGGACTTTGGAGGAGAGGATATCGTTATAATGATGAAGTTCATCAGGCTGCTGTATTTAGAGTAGCTCCAAATTACATTGAAACCATGGAAATGAATCTTACAGCTGGCCGTGATTTTGATGTTAGATTGTCTTCAGACTCAACTCAGAGTATCATTGTAAACCACACTTTTTTGGATACCCATGGACTGGATAATTCTGTTATAGGCCAATCATTTCCTATTGATTGGGGATGGATGGTTAATCCGACTATTATAGGTGTTGTTGAGGATTTCAATTACCAATCTCTTGAGAATGAAATTGCTCCTGTTATTATTTATATGAATCCAAGAGATCCAATTCGTAACCTGATGGTAAGACTTCGTCCGGAACAGGTTCGAGAAACAATTGCCGACCTGGAAGAGACATGGGCTTCTATTACGAATGAAATCCCCTTTGAATATAGCTTCCTGGATGACGACATGAACAACCTTTACATAGAACAAGACCGATGGCTAAGAATAGTAAGCTATAGTTCCTATCTGGCCATATTAATTTCTTGTCTCGGGCTCTTCGGTCTTGCCGGGTTGATAGCTGTTCAGCGTCAAAAAGAAATTGGCATCCGTAAAGTTCTTGGAGCTACTACATCTGGAATAACGCTAATGCTAACTTCTAGTTTTGCCAAGCTTGTACTATTCTCCATTTTTGTTGCCAGTCCAGTGGCTTGGTACGTAATGAATAATTGGTTGAAAGAATTTGCTTATCGAATTGAAATAAGTGGATGGGTATTTGTGCTATCTGGAGTAGTAGCTCTTACCATTTCAGTTCTAACGGTAAGTTACCAATCTATAAAAGCCGCCTTACATGACCCTGTATCTAATCTTAGAAGTGAATAG
- a CDS encoding ABC transporter permease — translation MFKNYLKIAWRNLLRNKSYAFLNIFGLAVGLTCFILITIYVSHEWSYDKFHTNYDNLYRVTESMVVDDGTETYASTYAALAPSLDFYFEEIDAITHIYPNSGLIVGPDNQKYQEDGIMIVDSAFFDMFSFTLLRGNSTEVLNKPASMVITPIIAAKFFGESDPIGRTLSFKDARNTIDFEITGVVEAPPSNSHIQFNYLISYESLQTMRPWEYNSQYYPPMYTYALVSSSEKVESIEARLDEFTRAYYGNELGEENSFGFQPFGDIHLKSTIQNELSTGFDITYLYLFGAVSIFILIIACINFMNLATARSLRRAREVGMRKTLGAVRPQLIGQFLSEAVIMAALGLFFSVLLVEALLPYFNAISGKSLSLDLFSNIESILLLFGLVVVVGIFSGSYPAFFLSSFSPIKSLKGNTEKQGGSGKVLRRGLVVFQFFISTALIFSTIIITKQLDFLQNSRLGFDKEQVMLLHLRETQNQFDANSLKTELLTIPGVQQASATSGAPGIGAGIHGFTAIPESNEADSGIVQTLTVDFDYVETLGLEILQGRAFSEEFGTDETSAFIINEQAAEFFGWDDPLNEELTLNYWLSERVPKTGNVIGVVSNFQYNSLRQSIDPVVIHVLPSTYYHDYLAVKLATNNIQDTIAEIEEKWAVFNPERPMEYAFLDDTFEALYRSESRLSKIFRSFAVLAVVIACLGLFGLASYSTEQKVKEIGIRKVLGARIATIVTLLGKEITILIAVSLLVSLPVAYLLTNSWLNNFTERIDISIGLFLLSSLFVLILAWVTISYQTVKAALRNPVESLRSE, via the coding sequence ATGTTTAAAAACTATTTGAAAATCGCCTGGAGAAATCTACTCCGAAATAAATCGTATGCCTTTCTAAATATATTCGGATTAGCAGTGGGCCTAACCTGCTTCATTTTAATTACCATCTATGTTTCCCATGAATGGTCGTATGATAAATTCCACACGAACTATGATAATCTGTACCGCGTTACCGAATCAATGGTTGTGGATGATGGTACAGAAACCTATGCTAGTACGTACGCTGCCCTTGCTCCATCTCTGGATTTCTATTTCGAAGAAATTGATGCAATAACCCACATTTACCCTAACTCAGGATTGATAGTAGGTCCTGATAATCAAAAGTACCAGGAAGATGGGATTATGATCGTCGATAGTGCATTCTTCGATATGTTCTCCTTTACTCTTTTGCGTGGTAATTCAACAGAAGTGCTAAACAAACCTGCTAGCATGGTCATCACTCCAATTATAGCTGCAAAGTTTTTTGGGGAAAGTGATCCAATCGGCAGAACGTTGAGTTTTAAAGATGCAAGAAATACCATCGATTTTGAAATCACCGGTGTTGTAGAAGCTCCTCCTTCAAACTCTCACATACAGTTTAACTATCTCATATCTTACGAAAGCCTGCAAACCATGAGACCATGGGAGTATAATTCGCAGTACTACCCTCCAATGTATACTTATGCTTTGGTTAGTAGTTCTGAGAAAGTAGAAAGTATTGAAGCTCGATTAGATGAATTTACCCGGGCTTATTATGGAAATGAGCTTGGAGAAGAAAACAGCTTTGGTTTTCAGCCTTTTGGAGATATCCATTTAAAATCAACGATTCAGAATGAATTATCCACCGGGTTTGATATCACTTACCTCTATTTATTTGGAGCAGTATCTATTTTTATTCTGATCATAGCATGTATCAACTTTATGAATCTGGCTACAGCCCGTTCTCTTAGACGAGCAAGAGAAGTTGGAATGCGTAAAACTCTGGGAGCTGTTCGCCCCCAGTTAATCGGACAGTTTTTAAGTGAGGCCGTAATTATGGCTGCACTTGGTTTGTTTTTCTCAGTGCTGCTAGTGGAAGCACTCTTGCCTTATTTCAATGCTATTTCGGGGAAATCCCTATCCCTGGATTTGTTCTCAAATATTGAGTCTATATTGCTTTTATTTGGTCTGGTGGTTGTGGTAGGAATCTTCTCCGGAAGTTACCCGGCCTTCTTCCTTTCTTCATTTAGCCCGATTAAAAGCCTAAAAGGAAATACAGAAAAACAAGGTGGTTCAGGAAAAGTATTACGGCGCGGATTAGTCGTTTTCCAGTTCTTCATTTCTACTGCCCTGATTTTCTCAACCATTATAATCACCAAGCAGCTCGATTTCCTTCAGAATTCAAGACTTGGTTTCGATAAGGAACAAGTAATGTTGCTCCATTTGCGAGAAACCCAAAATCAGTTTGACGCTAATTCGCTGAAAACTGAGCTACTTACCATCCCTGGAGTACAACAAGCTTCTGCTACATCCGGAGCACCAGGTATAGGGGCAGGGATTCATGGATTTACCGCAATACCTGAGAGTAATGAAGCTGATTCTGGCATTGTTCAAACCCTTACTGTCGACTTTGATTATGTAGAAACACTAGGTTTGGAGATTCTACAGGGAAGAGCTTTCTCTGAAGAGTTTGGGACCGATGAAACTTCAGCGTTTATAATAAATGAACAAGCTGCAGAATTTTTTGGATGGGACGATCCTTTGAACGAGGAACTCACCCTAAATTATTGGTTGTCGGAACGTGTCCCAAAAACAGGAAATGTGATCGGAGTTGTAAGCAACTTCCAGTATAACTCATTACGTCAATCCATTGACCCAGTAGTTATTCATGTATTGCCTAGCACTTATTATCACGACTATCTGGCTGTAAAACTAGCTACAAACAATATCCAGGATACAATTGCAGAAATTGAGGAGAAATGGGCAGTCTTTAATCCTGAACGCCCAATGGAATATGCTTTTCTTGATGATACCTTTGAAGCCTTGTACCGATCGGAAAGTAGGTTGAGCAAAATATTTAGATCATTTGCTGTACTGGCTGTGGTAATTGCCTGTTTAGGGTTATTTGGACTTGCTTCTTATAGCACTGAACAGAAAGTAAAAGAGATTGGGATACGGAAAGTTCTTGGAGCCAGGATCGCAACTATTGTTACCCTGCTAGGAAAGGAAATCACCATTTTGATTGCTGTCTCGCTTCTTGTCTCATTGCCTGTTGCGTATCTCCTGACCAACTCGTGGCTTAACAATTTTACCGAGAGGATTGACATATCCATTGGATTGTTCCTTTTGAGCTCCCTTTTTGTGCTCATACTAGCCTGGGTAACAATAAGCTATCAGACGGTAAAAGCTGCTTTGCGAAATCCTGTGGAGAGCCTTAGAAGTGAGTGA